In Sphingobacterium thalpophilum, a genomic segment contains:
- a CDS encoding RagB/SusD family nutrient uptake outer membrane protein translates to MKNKFFMLLILGLGLTTSCNKFLEEDPKSNLSLDGYYQNSAQAQATVNSLYRRGAPQRYSLAGSAYVGPAASVNTMLTGYFTNSYEGQERVCLFARQLTRQQNTNLITGSMNTIWDESYKAINIANAGIKYIPTISFVSQDQQKSLLAEAKFFRAYNYFYLVKTFGAIPLSTTPVETLEDNLYLERTEVAKVYQLIETDLKEAVQDLPAKTFADNGHRITKYVAAMTLANVYLQEGKYSEAAEMAKIVVNSAHKMTENVDLKMSSAYNKLRTTDDLSEVIYAQEYDATISTSSWWTTYAFSSSATSVFDKYSIFERVFGPTKQFLNVYDTKDLRIQPNQFFHWKYTNPVNNKTWESTEAGIWYYFDEQATTVTGRGTKDWNFYRYPEALLIAAEGIAKTSGVSAEAAGYLAQVKARANTEGKSVAAYTTELQTLSADNFVKECWKERLREFPLEFKMWDDIVRTKMFPVISTTDAGKVDFVPLIGAKNGSGATFKETDLLWPISPDEIQRNNKLTQNAGYQ, encoded by the coding sequence TTTTTGGAAGAAGATCCGAAGTCTAATTTGTCTCTGGACGGATATTATCAAAATTCTGCTCAAGCACAGGCTACGGTGAATTCATTATATAGAAGGGGAGCTCCACAACGCTATTCGCTAGCGGGAAGTGCGTATGTCGGGCCAGCTGCGTCGGTCAATACCATGTTGACAGGATATTTTACAAATAGTTATGAGGGGCAGGAACGAGTATGTTTATTTGCTAGACAGTTAACTAGACAGCAAAATACAAACCTGATCACCGGCTCAATGAACACCATTTGGGATGAAAGTTATAAAGCAATTAATATTGCAAACGCCGGAATAAAATATATTCCTACTATCTCATTTGTTTCCCAAGATCAGCAAAAATCTTTATTAGCAGAAGCGAAGTTTTTTAGAGCCTATAACTACTTTTATCTGGTTAAGACGTTTGGTGCCATTCCGCTCAGCACAACGCCTGTTGAAACATTAGAAGATAATCTCTATCTAGAAAGAACAGAGGTTGCGAAAGTGTATCAGTTAATCGAGACTGATCTTAAAGAAGCTGTACAAGATTTACCTGCTAAAACGTTTGCTGATAATGGACATCGAATTACAAAATATGTAGCGGCCATGACATTGGCTAATGTTTATTTACAAGAAGGCAAGTATAGTGAAGCTGCAGAGATGGCAAAAATTGTTGTCAATTCTGCTCATAAAATGACTGAAAATGTCGATCTTAAAATGAGTAGCGCTTATAATAAATTGCGTACAACGGATGATTTAAGTGAAGTGATTTATGCACAGGAATATGACGCAACAATTAGCACAAGCAGCTGGTGGACAACGTATGCATTTAGTTCTTCGGCAACATCCGTGTTTGATAAATATTCGATATTTGAACGTGTTTTTGGGCCTACAAAGCAATTTTTAAATGTCTACGATACGAAAGACCTGCGGATTCAACCAAATCAGTTTTTCCATTGGAAATATACAAACCCGGTGAACAACAAGACCTGGGAATCTACGGAAGCCGGCATCTGGTATTATTTTGATGAGCAAGCAACTACTGTTACTGGTCGAGGAACCAAAGACTGGAACTTCTACCGTTATCCTGAGGCCTTGCTTATAGCTGCAGAAGGAATCGCTAAAACATCTGGTGTGAGTGCCGAGGCTGCAGGTTATTTAGCTCAGGTAAAAGCACGGGCAAATACCGAAGGAAAATCAGTTGCTGCTTATACAACCGAATTGCAAACATTATCAGCAGATAATTTTGTGAAAGAATGCTGGAAAGAGCGTCTCCGCGAGTTCCCATTGGAATTTAAAATGTGGGACGATATTGTTAGAACTAAAATGTTCCCTGTAATTTCAACGACTGACGCTGGTAAAGTCGATTTCGTGCCATTGATTGGAGCTAAGAACGGATCTGGTGCAACATTCAAAGAAACAGATTTATTATGGCCAATTTCTCCTGATGAAATTCAGCGCAATAATAAATTGACACAAAATGCAGGCTATCAATAG